A window from Theobroma cacao cultivar B97-61/B2 chromosome 3, Criollo_cocoa_genome_V2, whole genome shotgun sequence encodes these proteins:
- the LOC18606380 gene encoding probable calcium-binding protein CML25 encodes MSCLIFLSKQARKFLLKLKVLSIEKGYKKRDPKVLLAGFDCSSSSFASMEVSSQLKQVFKLIDTNGDEKISSLELSEVLSSLGRKRSAAKKEADAMVRELDRNGDGYIDFKEFMDAVGVNTVQFSDKEDELMDAFAIFDSDKNGFISAKELQNILAGLGYERCSLSECFLMIKGVDKDGDGLINFEEFKLMMTAYTA; translated from the coding sequence ATGTCTTGCCTTATCTTTTTAAGCAAGCAAGCTAGAAAATTTTTGCTAAAGCTCAAAGTCTTGAGCATTGAAAAGGGATACAAGAAAAGAGACCCCAAGGTTTTACTTGCTGGTTTTGATTGCAGCTCATCTTCATTTGCTTCCATGGAAGTTTCTAGTCAGCTGAAGCAAGTGTTCAAGCTCATTGACACAAATGGAGACGAAAAAATATCATCGCTTGAGCTCAGTGAAGTGTTATCGTCTTTGGGGCGGAAAAGGTCTGCAGCAAAGAAGGAAGCCGATGCAATGGTGAGGGAATTGGATCGAAATGGTGATGGATACATCGACTTTAAGGAATTCATGGATGCTGTTGGAGTCAATACAGTCCAATTCAGTGACAAAGAAGATGAGTTGATGGATGCATTTGCCATATTTGATTCTGACAAAAATGGATTCATATCAGCCAAGGAGCTGCAGAATATACTGGCTGGTCTTGGTTATGAAAGGTGCAGTCTCAGTGAATGCTTCCTCATGATCAAAGGAGTTGACAAAGATGGAGATGGACTCATAAATTTTGAAGAGTTCAAACTCATGATGACAGCATACACTGCTTGA
- the LOC18606381 gene encoding AT-hook motif nuclear-localized protein 24: MDPVTSHGLSLPPPFNIRDFNLHHQQQQQQEHQFHHQNSEDEQSGSSSGLRKRDRDDSNNINNSSSANNNEGNELSFPGSGEGEITRRPRGRPAGSKNKPKPPIIITRDSANALRTHVMEIGDGCDIVESVATFARRRQRGVCIMSGTGTVTNVTLRQPASAGAIVTLHGRFEILSLAGSFLPPPAPPAATGLTIYLAGGQGQVVGGSVVGTLICSGPVVIMAASFSNAAYERLPLEEEEQLPMQGGAIGSPGAIGGQQQQQQQQQVLAESNAPLFHGLPPNLLNSIQLPTEAFWATGRPPF, translated from the coding sequence ATGGATCCAGTTACATCACATGGTCTTTCTCTTCCTCCTCCATTTAATATAAGAGATTTCAATCTTCACCATCAGCAGCAGCAACAGCAAGAACATCAATTCCATCACCAAAATTCAGAAGATGAACAAAGTGGCAGCAGCAGTGGCCTAAGGAAACGGGATCGCGACGACAGCAACAACATCAACAACAGCAGCAGCGCCAACAATAATGAAGGCAACGAGCTCAGTTTTCCAGGCTCCGGTGAAGGAGAGATCACTAGAAGACCACGAGGCAGGCCAGCTGGATCCAAGAACAAGCCTAAGCCACCAATCATCATCACCCGGGACAGTGCCAACGCTTTACGCACTCATGTTATGGAAATAGGAGATGGATGTGACATTGTTGAAAGCGTCGCAACGTTTGCTAGAAGACGCCAGAGAGGCGTTTGCATAATGAGTGGAACTGGGACCGTCACAAACGTAACCCTTAGGCAACCAGCCTCGGCTGGTGCAATTGTGACCTTACACGGCCGATTTGAGATATTATCCTTGGCAGGATCATTCTTGCCTCCACCAGCACCTCCTGCAGCTACGGGGTTAACAATATATTTGGCTGGTGGACAAGGCCAGGTGGTAGGTGGCAGTGTTGTCGGGACACTTATCTGTTCAGGCCCGGTTGTGATTATGGCAGCTTCTTTTAGTAACGCCGCATATGAGCGGCTTCCgttggaagaagaagagcagCTACCAATGCAAGGGGGTGCAATTGGGTCACCGGGTGCAATTGGAGGgcaacagcagcagcagcagcaacaaCAAGTATTGGCTGAGTCAAACGCGCCTCTTTTTCATGGACTACCACCTAATCTTCTCAATTCTATTCAATTACCAACTGAGGCTTTTTGGGCTACTGGTCGCCCTCCATTCTAG
- the LOC18606382 gene encoding armadillo repeat-containing kinesin-like protein 3 isoform X1 yields MASGGGNYRNGTHRSSLKGTTTTSIDRPLSVNSNPSKPALKTKSLSSVGASSGLRKSSPGSLGAAKDDAGVPGRVRVAVRLRPRNAEESAADADFADCVELQPELKRLKLRKNNWDTDTYAFDEVLTEFASQKRVYEVVAKPVVESVLDGYNGTVMAYGQTGTGKTYTLGRLGEEDTADRGIMVRAMEDILADVSPESDSVSVSYLQLYMESLQDLLDPTNDNISIVEDPKSGDVSLPGATVVEIRDQQSFLELLHLGEAHRYAANTKLNTESSRSHAILMVHVKRSVKGREPAHSSENGNSTNMAKSLRPPLVRKGKLIVVDLAGSERIDKSGSEGHTLEEAKSINLSLSALGKCINALAENSAHIPVRDSKLTRLLRDSFGGTARTSLVITIGPSPRHRGETASTIMFGQRAMKVENMLKLKEEFDYKSLARRLDIQLDKLIMEHERKQKAFEDEIERITTDAQVRITEAERNFADAMEKERLKYQKDYMESIKKLEEKWMMNQQKQGGERKHVCASFYPTQEQMVSTAEEVAEVKKLLSKETSLRKAAEEEVNNLKSQLAQLKISEASTNSEILKLQKMLEDEAYQKEKLEGEISMLQSQLLQLSFEADETRRRLDRGGPGKVPGGLDSLIAQVRPQLKDSGNGEKASIAKLFEQVGLQKILSLLEAEDADVRIHAVKVVANLAAEETNQQKIVEAGGLTSLLRLLGSSEDETVHRVAAGAIANLAMNETNQELIMSQGGISLLSMTAANAEDPQTLRMVAGAVANLCGNDKLQNKLRGEGGIKALLGMVKCGHPDVLAQVARGIANFAKCESRASTQGSKTGRSLLIEDGALPWIVQNANNDASPIRRHIELALCHLAQHEVNAKDMISGGALWELVRILQECSREDIRTLAHRTLTSSPTFLAELRRLRIDF; encoded by the exons ATGGCTAGTGGTGGTGGGAATTATAGGAATGGAACTCATAGGAGCTCTCTTAAAGGAACAACAACAACATCAATAGATAGGCCACTGTCCGTGAACTCCAACCCTTCGAAGCCTGCGCTCAAAACCAAGTCTTTGTCTTCGGTTGGTGCCTCTTCTGGGCTAAGGAAGAGTAGCCCCGGGTCACTTGGAGCCGCCAAAGATGATGCTGGAG TTCCTGGAAGAGTTCGAGTGGCTGTAAGATTGCGTCCACGTAATGCAGAAGAGTCGGCGGCAGATGCTGATTTTGCTGATTGTGTAGAACTTCAACCTGAG CTTAAAAGGTTAAAGCTTCGGAAAAACAATTGGGACACAGATACCTATGCGTTTGATGAAGTGCTCACAGAGTTTGCATCACAAAAGCGTGTGTATGAAGTTGTTGCAAAGCCAGTTGTGGAG AGTGTTTTGGATGGTTACAACGGGACAGTCATGGCTTATGGTCAGACTGGTACTGGCAAAACATATACTCTTGGCCGACTTGGAGAGGAAGATACAGCTGATCGTGGAATAATGGTCCGTGCTATGGAGGATATTTTAGCAGATGTTTCACCGGAAAGTGATTCTGTTTCTGTCTCCTATTTGCAG CTCTACATGGAGTCATTACAGGATCTTCTTGATCCTACTAATGACAATATTTCCATTGTGGAAGACCCTAAATCTGGAGACGTTTCACTACCTGGGGCTACCGTAGTAGAAATAAGAGATCAGCAAAGTTTCTTGGAATTACTACACTTAGGAGAAGCTCACCGCTATGCTGCAAAcacaaaattgaatactgaATCTTCTCGTAGTCATGCTATTTTGATG GTACATGTCAAGAGGTCTGTAAAAGGAAGAGAACCTGCTCATTCAAGTGAAAATGGTAACAGTACTAACATGGCTAAATCTCTTAGGCCTCCACTTGTTCGAAAGGGCAAGTTAATTGTTGTAGATCTTGCTGGTTCAGAGCGAATTGATAAGTCAG GGAGTGAAGGCCACACCCTTGAAGAAGCCAAATCTATCAATCTTTCTCTGAGTGCACTGGGGAAGTGCATTAATGCACTGGCAGAGAACAGCGCTCACATTCCAGTTCGTGATTCAAAGCTTACTAGATTGCTTCGAGATTCATTTGGAG GAACAGCAAGAACATCATTGGTTATAACTATAGGTCCATCCCCACGTCATCGCGGAGAAACTGCTAGTACTATAATGTTTGGACAGAGG GCTATGAAAGTTGAGAATATGTTGAAGCTCAAGGAAGAATTTGATTACAAAAGTTTGGCCAGAAGGCTAGACATACAATTAGACAAACTCATTATGGAGCATGAAAGGAAGCAGAAAGCATTTGAAGATGAGATTGAAAGAATTACCACAGATGCGCAAGTTCGAATTACTGAGGCTGAAAGAAATTTTGCAGATGCAATGGAG AAGGAAAGATTGAAGTATCAGAAGGACTATATGGAATCAATAAAGAAGCTTGAGGAGAAATGGATGATGAATCAGCAAAAGCAGGGTGGTGAAAGAAAG CATGTCTGTGCCTCTTTTTATCCTACACAGGAGCAGATGGTATCCACTGCTGAGGAAGTTGCTGAGGTAAAAAAGTTACTTAGTAAAGAAACTTCATTAAGGAAAGCTGCTGAAGAGGAAGTCAATAATCTTAAAAGTCAACTAGCTCAACTGAAAATATCAGAG GCATCTACAAATTCTGAGATCTTGAAACTGCAAAAGATGCTGGAAGATGAGGCATATCAAAAGGAGAAACTTGAAGGGGAAATATCAATGCTGCAAAGTCAGTTATTGCAGCTAAGTTTTGAAGCCGACGAG accAGAAGAAGGCTTGACAGAGGTGGGCCTGGGAAAGTCCCTGGTGGTCTAGATTCTCTCATTGCTCAAGTTAGACCACAGCTAAAAGATTCAGGAAATGGAGAGAAGGCGTCGATAGCAAAACTCTTCGAACAAG TGGGATTGCAGAAGATCTTATCATTGCTTGAAGCAGAAGATGCTGATGTGCGGATTCATGCTGTGAAAGTGGTAGCAAATTTAGCTGCTGAGG AAACAAATCAGCAGAAGATTGTAGAAGCTGGAGGTCTAACGTCCTTGCTGAGGCTGCTTGGAAGCTCTGAGGATGAGACTGTCCATAGAGTGGCAGCTGGTGCAATTGCCAATCTTGCGATGAAtg AAACCAACCAGGAACTAATAATGTCTCAAGGGGGCATTAGCTTGTTATCAATGACAGCAGCTAATGCTGAGGATCCTCAAACACTTAGAATGGTTGCTGGGGCCGTCGCCAATCTGTGTGGcaatg ATAAGCTGCAGAATAAGCTAAGAGGTGAAGGTGGTATCAAGGCTTTGTTAGGTATGGTCAAATGTGGACATCCAGATGTTCTTGCTCAAGTTGCTCGTGGAATAGCAAACTTTGCTAAATGCGAGTCAAGAGCATCAACTCAAG GAAGTAAAACTGGAAGGTCTCTTCTGATTGAGGATGGAGCACTTCCATGGATTGTACAGAATGCTAACAATGATGCCTCGCCAATCAGGCGCCATATTGAGCTTGCACTCTGCCACTTAGCACAACATG AAGTGAATGCTAAAGACATGATAAGCGGAGGTGCCTTGTGGGAACTGGTCCGCATCTTGCAAGAGTGTTCACGGGAAGACATAAGAACTCTTGCACATCGGACGCTTACTTCTAGCCCGACCTTCTTAGCTGAATTGAGGCGGCTACGAATAgacttttaa
- the LOC18606382 gene encoding armadillo repeat-containing kinesin-like protein 3 isoform X2: MASGGGNYRNGTHRSSLKGTTTTSIDRPLSVNSNPSKPALKTKSLSSVGASSGLRKSSPGSLGAAKDDAGVPGRVRVAVRLRPRNAEESAADADFADCVELQPELKRLKLRKNNWDTDTYAFDEVLTEFASQKRVYEVVAKPVVESVLDGYNGTVMAYGQTGTGKTYTLGRLGEEDTADRGIMVRAMEDILADVSPESDSVSVSYLQLYMESLQDLLDPTNDNISIVEDPKSGDVSLPGATVVEIRDQQSFLELLHLGEAHRYAANTKLNTESSRSHAILMVHVKRSVKGREPAHSSENGNSTNMAKSLRPPLVRKGKLIVVDLAGSERIDKSGSEGHTLEEAKSINLSLSALGKCINALAENSAHIPVRDSKLTRLLRDSFGGTARTSLVITIGPSPRHRGETASTIMFGQRAMKVENMLKLKEEFDYKSLARRLDIQLDKLIMEHERKQKAFEDEIERITTDAQVRITEAERNFADAMEKERLKYQKDYMESIKKLEEKWMMNQQKQGGERKEQMVSTAEEVAEVKKLLSKETSLRKAAEEEVNNLKSQLAQLKISEASTNSEILKLQKMLEDEAYQKEKLEGEISMLQSQLLQLSFEADETRRRLDRGGPGKVPGGLDSLIAQVRPQLKDSGNGEKASIAKLFEQVGLQKILSLLEAEDADVRIHAVKVVANLAAEETNQQKIVEAGGLTSLLRLLGSSEDETVHRVAAGAIANLAMNETNQELIMSQGGISLLSMTAANAEDPQTLRMVAGAVANLCGNDKLQNKLRGEGGIKALLGMVKCGHPDVLAQVARGIANFAKCESRASTQGSKTGRSLLIEDGALPWIVQNANNDASPIRRHIELALCHLAQHEVNAKDMISGGALWELVRILQECSREDIRTLAHRTLTSSPTFLAELRRLRIDF; encoded by the exons ATGGCTAGTGGTGGTGGGAATTATAGGAATGGAACTCATAGGAGCTCTCTTAAAGGAACAACAACAACATCAATAGATAGGCCACTGTCCGTGAACTCCAACCCTTCGAAGCCTGCGCTCAAAACCAAGTCTTTGTCTTCGGTTGGTGCCTCTTCTGGGCTAAGGAAGAGTAGCCCCGGGTCACTTGGAGCCGCCAAAGATGATGCTGGAG TTCCTGGAAGAGTTCGAGTGGCTGTAAGATTGCGTCCACGTAATGCAGAAGAGTCGGCGGCAGATGCTGATTTTGCTGATTGTGTAGAACTTCAACCTGAG CTTAAAAGGTTAAAGCTTCGGAAAAACAATTGGGACACAGATACCTATGCGTTTGATGAAGTGCTCACAGAGTTTGCATCACAAAAGCGTGTGTATGAAGTTGTTGCAAAGCCAGTTGTGGAG AGTGTTTTGGATGGTTACAACGGGACAGTCATGGCTTATGGTCAGACTGGTACTGGCAAAACATATACTCTTGGCCGACTTGGAGAGGAAGATACAGCTGATCGTGGAATAATGGTCCGTGCTATGGAGGATATTTTAGCAGATGTTTCACCGGAAAGTGATTCTGTTTCTGTCTCCTATTTGCAG CTCTACATGGAGTCATTACAGGATCTTCTTGATCCTACTAATGACAATATTTCCATTGTGGAAGACCCTAAATCTGGAGACGTTTCACTACCTGGGGCTACCGTAGTAGAAATAAGAGATCAGCAAAGTTTCTTGGAATTACTACACTTAGGAGAAGCTCACCGCTATGCTGCAAAcacaaaattgaatactgaATCTTCTCGTAGTCATGCTATTTTGATG GTACATGTCAAGAGGTCTGTAAAAGGAAGAGAACCTGCTCATTCAAGTGAAAATGGTAACAGTACTAACATGGCTAAATCTCTTAGGCCTCCACTTGTTCGAAAGGGCAAGTTAATTGTTGTAGATCTTGCTGGTTCAGAGCGAATTGATAAGTCAG GGAGTGAAGGCCACACCCTTGAAGAAGCCAAATCTATCAATCTTTCTCTGAGTGCACTGGGGAAGTGCATTAATGCACTGGCAGAGAACAGCGCTCACATTCCAGTTCGTGATTCAAAGCTTACTAGATTGCTTCGAGATTCATTTGGAG GAACAGCAAGAACATCATTGGTTATAACTATAGGTCCATCCCCACGTCATCGCGGAGAAACTGCTAGTACTATAATGTTTGGACAGAGG GCTATGAAAGTTGAGAATATGTTGAAGCTCAAGGAAGAATTTGATTACAAAAGTTTGGCCAGAAGGCTAGACATACAATTAGACAAACTCATTATGGAGCATGAAAGGAAGCAGAAAGCATTTGAAGATGAGATTGAAAGAATTACCACAGATGCGCAAGTTCGAATTACTGAGGCTGAAAGAAATTTTGCAGATGCAATGGAG AAGGAAAGATTGAAGTATCAGAAGGACTATATGGAATCAATAAAGAAGCTTGAGGAGAAATGGATGATGAATCAGCAAAAGCAGGGTGGTGAAAGAAAG GAGCAGATGGTATCCACTGCTGAGGAAGTTGCTGAGGTAAAAAAGTTACTTAGTAAAGAAACTTCATTAAGGAAAGCTGCTGAAGAGGAAGTCAATAATCTTAAAAGTCAACTAGCTCAACTGAAAATATCAGAG GCATCTACAAATTCTGAGATCTTGAAACTGCAAAAGATGCTGGAAGATGAGGCATATCAAAAGGAGAAACTTGAAGGGGAAATATCAATGCTGCAAAGTCAGTTATTGCAGCTAAGTTTTGAAGCCGACGAG accAGAAGAAGGCTTGACAGAGGTGGGCCTGGGAAAGTCCCTGGTGGTCTAGATTCTCTCATTGCTCAAGTTAGACCACAGCTAAAAGATTCAGGAAATGGAGAGAAGGCGTCGATAGCAAAACTCTTCGAACAAG TGGGATTGCAGAAGATCTTATCATTGCTTGAAGCAGAAGATGCTGATGTGCGGATTCATGCTGTGAAAGTGGTAGCAAATTTAGCTGCTGAGG AAACAAATCAGCAGAAGATTGTAGAAGCTGGAGGTCTAACGTCCTTGCTGAGGCTGCTTGGAAGCTCTGAGGATGAGACTGTCCATAGAGTGGCAGCTGGTGCAATTGCCAATCTTGCGATGAAtg AAACCAACCAGGAACTAATAATGTCTCAAGGGGGCATTAGCTTGTTATCAATGACAGCAGCTAATGCTGAGGATCCTCAAACACTTAGAATGGTTGCTGGGGCCGTCGCCAATCTGTGTGGcaatg ATAAGCTGCAGAATAAGCTAAGAGGTGAAGGTGGTATCAAGGCTTTGTTAGGTATGGTCAAATGTGGACATCCAGATGTTCTTGCTCAAGTTGCTCGTGGAATAGCAAACTTTGCTAAATGCGAGTCAAGAGCATCAACTCAAG GAAGTAAAACTGGAAGGTCTCTTCTGATTGAGGATGGAGCACTTCCATGGATTGTACAGAATGCTAACAATGATGCCTCGCCAATCAGGCGCCATATTGAGCTTGCACTCTGCCACTTAGCACAACATG AAGTGAATGCTAAAGACATGATAAGCGGAGGTGCCTTGTGGGAACTGGTCCGCATCTTGCAAGAGTGTTCACGGGAAGACATAAGAACTCTTGCACATCGGACGCTTACTTCTAGCCCGACCTTCTTAGCTGAATTGAGGCGGCTACGAATAgacttttaa
- the LOC18606382 gene encoding armadillo repeat-containing kinesin-like protein 3 isoform X3, with translation MAYGQTGTGKTYTLGRLGEEDTADRGIMVRAMEDILADVSPESDSVSVSYLQLYMESLQDLLDPTNDNISIVEDPKSGDVSLPGATVVEIRDQQSFLELLHLGEAHRYAANTKLNTESSRSHAILMVHVKRSVKGREPAHSSENGNSTNMAKSLRPPLVRKGKLIVVDLAGSERIDKSGSEGHTLEEAKSINLSLSALGKCINALAENSAHIPVRDSKLTRLLRDSFGGTARTSLVITIGPSPRHRGETASTIMFGQRAMKVENMLKLKEEFDYKSLARRLDIQLDKLIMEHERKQKAFEDEIERITTDAQVRITEAERNFADAMEKERLKYQKDYMESIKKLEEKWMMNQQKQGGERKHVCASFYPTQEQMVSTAEEVAEVKKLLSKETSLRKAAEEEVNNLKSQLAQLKISEASTNSEILKLQKMLEDEAYQKEKLEGEISMLQSQLLQLSFEADETRRRLDRGGPGKVPGGLDSLIAQVRPQLKDSGNGEKASIAKLFEQVGLQKILSLLEAEDADVRIHAVKVVANLAAEETNQQKIVEAGGLTSLLRLLGSSEDETVHRVAAGAIANLAMNETNQELIMSQGGISLLSMTAANAEDPQTLRMVAGAVANLCGNDKLQNKLRGEGGIKALLGMVKCGHPDVLAQVARGIANFAKCESRASTQGSKTGRSLLIEDGALPWIVQNANNDASPIRRHIELALCHLAQHEVNAKDMISGGALWELVRILQECSREDIRTLAHRTLTSSPTFLAELRRLRIDF, from the exons ATGGCTTATGGTCAGACTGGTACTGGCAAAACATATACTCTTGGCCGACTTGGAGAGGAAGATACAGCTGATCGTGGAATAATGGTCCGTGCTATGGAGGATATTTTAGCAGATGTTTCACCGGAAAGTGATTCTGTTTCTGTCTCCTATTTGCAG CTCTACATGGAGTCATTACAGGATCTTCTTGATCCTACTAATGACAATATTTCCATTGTGGAAGACCCTAAATCTGGAGACGTTTCACTACCTGGGGCTACCGTAGTAGAAATAAGAGATCAGCAAAGTTTCTTGGAATTACTACACTTAGGAGAAGCTCACCGCTATGCTGCAAAcacaaaattgaatactgaATCTTCTCGTAGTCATGCTATTTTGATG GTACATGTCAAGAGGTCTGTAAAAGGAAGAGAACCTGCTCATTCAAGTGAAAATGGTAACAGTACTAACATGGCTAAATCTCTTAGGCCTCCACTTGTTCGAAAGGGCAAGTTAATTGTTGTAGATCTTGCTGGTTCAGAGCGAATTGATAAGTCAG GGAGTGAAGGCCACACCCTTGAAGAAGCCAAATCTATCAATCTTTCTCTGAGTGCACTGGGGAAGTGCATTAATGCACTGGCAGAGAACAGCGCTCACATTCCAGTTCGTGATTCAAAGCTTACTAGATTGCTTCGAGATTCATTTGGAG GAACAGCAAGAACATCATTGGTTATAACTATAGGTCCATCCCCACGTCATCGCGGAGAAACTGCTAGTACTATAATGTTTGGACAGAGG GCTATGAAAGTTGAGAATATGTTGAAGCTCAAGGAAGAATTTGATTACAAAAGTTTGGCCAGAAGGCTAGACATACAATTAGACAAACTCATTATGGAGCATGAAAGGAAGCAGAAAGCATTTGAAGATGAGATTGAAAGAATTACCACAGATGCGCAAGTTCGAATTACTGAGGCTGAAAGAAATTTTGCAGATGCAATGGAG AAGGAAAGATTGAAGTATCAGAAGGACTATATGGAATCAATAAAGAAGCTTGAGGAGAAATGGATGATGAATCAGCAAAAGCAGGGTGGTGAAAGAAAG CATGTCTGTGCCTCTTTTTATCCTACACAGGAGCAGATGGTATCCACTGCTGAGGAAGTTGCTGAGGTAAAAAAGTTACTTAGTAAAGAAACTTCATTAAGGAAAGCTGCTGAAGAGGAAGTCAATAATCTTAAAAGTCAACTAGCTCAACTGAAAATATCAGAG GCATCTACAAATTCTGAGATCTTGAAACTGCAAAAGATGCTGGAAGATGAGGCATATCAAAAGGAGAAACTTGAAGGGGAAATATCAATGCTGCAAAGTCAGTTATTGCAGCTAAGTTTTGAAGCCGACGAG accAGAAGAAGGCTTGACAGAGGTGGGCCTGGGAAAGTCCCTGGTGGTCTAGATTCTCTCATTGCTCAAGTTAGACCACAGCTAAAAGATTCAGGAAATGGAGAGAAGGCGTCGATAGCAAAACTCTTCGAACAAG TGGGATTGCAGAAGATCTTATCATTGCTTGAAGCAGAAGATGCTGATGTGCGGATTCATGCTGTGAAAGTGGTAGCAAATTTAGCTGCTGAGG AAACAAATCAGCAGAAGATTGTAGAAGCTGGAGGTCTAACGTCCTTGCTGAGGCTGCTTGGAAGCTCTGAGGATGAGACTGTCCATAGAGTGGCAGCTGGTGCAATTGCCAATCTTGCGATGAAtg AAACCAACCAGGAACTAATAATGTCTCAAGGGGGCATTAGCTTGTTATCAATGACAGCAGCTAATGCTGAGGATCCTCAAACACTTAGAATGGTTGCTGGGGCCGTCGCCAATCTGTGTGGcaatg ATAAGCTGCAGAATAAGCTAAGAGGTGAAGGTGGTATCAAGGCTTTGTTAGGTATGGTCAAATGTGGACATCCAGATGTTCTTGCTCAAGTTGCTCGTGGAATAGCAAACTTTGCTAAATGCGAGTCAAGAGCATCAACTCAAG GAAGTAAAACTGGAAGGTCTCTTCTGATTGAGGATGGAGCACTTCCATGGATTGTACAGAATGCTAACAATGATGCCTCGCCAATCAGGCGCCATATTGAGCTTGCACTCTGCCACTTAGCACAACATG AAGTGAATGCTAAAGACATGATAAGCGGAGGTGCCTTGTGGGAACTGGTCCGCATCTTGCAAGAGTGTTCACGGGAAGACATAAGAACTCTTGCACATCGGACGCTTACTTCTAGCCCGACCTTCTTAGCTGAATTGAGGCGGCTACGAATAgacttttaa
- the LOC18606384 gene encoding zinc finger A20 and AN1 domain-containing stress-associated protein 1 encodes MGSEQNEGTSFPPSEPKLCANGCGFFGTAANMNLCSKCYRDLRAGEEQAAKAKAAMEKSLSVKTKQEDVVVETILDVKPVEELPHVGSSSTAVEQPAVVAAGNEQAEPKVSNRCFICRKKVRLTGFKCRCGSTFCGEHRYPEKHECLFDFKGAGRDAIAKANPVVKADKVERF; translated from the coding sequence ATGGGTTCTGAACAGAATGAAGGAACCAGCTTTCCACCATCCGAGCCCAAACTTTGCGCCAACGGCTGCGGGTTTTTTGGCACGGCGGCGAATATGAACCTCTGCTCCAAGTGTTACCGAGACCTCCGGGCCGGGGAGGAGCAAGCTGCCAAGGCAAAAGCTGCCATGGAGAAATCCCTCAGTGTCAAAACGAAGCAGGAAGATGTGGTTGTGGAGACGATATTGGATGTTAAGCCTGTCGAGGAGCTGCCTCATGTGGGTTCCTCATCGACGGCGGTTGAGCAACCGGCTGTTGTTGCTGCTGGTAACGAACAGGCGGAGCCAAAGGTGTCCAACAGGTGCTTTATATGCAGAAAGAAGGTTAGGTTGACTGGGTTTAAGTGCAGGTGCGGGAGTACATTCTGTGGCGAGCACCGGTACCCGGAAAAACACGAGTGCTTGTTTGATTTCAAGGGTGCTGGACGGGATGCCATTGCCAAGGCAAATCCTGTTGTTAAAGCTGACAAGGTGGAGAGGTTCTGA
- the LOC18606385 gene encoding protein LITTLE ZIPPER 1, with product MSPPAIITAEEESLALFSLSLISIATSPPHDASVIKQHKPTLFIGAYIPSFLSISPHHFQYNLTFPSSLSSPSIERNHRRMCNNMDWSPTISASSKRRHRSKQSKVQIYRLSRKRCEENVEKDMELLNLKLYLENQSIIEENEKLRKKANLLHQENLALMSDFQKKFPHLDRFSTTLLLLLRNH from the exons ATGAGTCCACCTGCCATCATTACAGCCGAAGAGGAATCCCTcgctcttttctctctttctctcatttCCATAGCCACCAGCCCACCACATGATGCAAGTGTCATAAAACAACATAAACCAACTCTATTTATAGGAGCTTATATCCCTTCCTTTCTCTCAATTTCCCCTCATCATTTTCAGTATAACCTTACTTTTCCATCTTCTTTATCTTCTCCTTCAATAGAAAGAAATCATAGAAGGATGTGTAACAACATGGATTGGAGCCCAACCATCTCTGCTTCTTCAAAGAGAAGGCATAGATCAAAACAATCTAAAGTTCAAATTTACAGGCTTTCCAG GAAAAGATGCGAAGAAAATGTGGAGAAAGACATGGAACTACTGAACTTGAAGCTCTACTTGGAGAACCAAAGTATTATTGAAGAGAATGAGAAGTTAAGAAAGAAAGCCAATCTTCTCCATCAAGAAAACTTAGCCTTAATGTCTGATTTTCAGAAGAAGTTTCCTCATTTGGATCGTTTTTCCACCACCCTTTTGCTTCTTCTGCGAAATCACTGA